Genomic DNA from Segatella copri:
CGTTCGAACTTCACGAAAGTACGCATCCAGTTCTGACGCTCCTTTCTCTCATCGAGAAAGTCACGGAGGACATTCTGCGTAAACTTTGCACACTGCCTACATAGACGGCAGTTGCCGCAGTTGCCGCAGTCGTAGCAACCTCCGTCACAATAGTGGCTATCGCCCAATATCATTATTCGCTTACCGAACAAGCCTCCATTGGCATAATACCTGCCAATAAAAGGCAAGAAGAAAATGTTGCTATTCATATTTTAGAACAATGAAACTATCCAATCATAAGCCATGGTTCCCAAGCGAATGGCCCACGAAATTACCACATAAATCAACCATACTATTCATCGTATTTATATTAATTTATTCTTTATCACTACCTACAAATGCCGATGCCTTCATAAAAGAGAAGGTTGCATCAACGAGCCAACCGATGCACGAACCGACTGTAACTATCCACCAGGCAACATGATAACCTGTAGTACAATTGGTAGCCTTGAAAAGGACATCACCGTCAAAGAGATGCCTCACCAGATTAGGCAGGAAGAACAATCCATGCGCCAAACCAGCTTGCCATCCATACAATTCCGTACCATTGATGTTGACAAACAGTATCGCTGCCACCAATACAACTATCGGTCGCCAGGGCAAAAAGATGTAGACCATAGCTAGATACCCCAAAATTCTATCCATATCTTCTTTTATATTTTATATGTCTAAACACTAACCAACCATAAAAGCCACACATTTCAGCCATGACATAGAACAAGAGGGAAACTAAATTCGACCATTTACCTTCCACACCCATAACATAGTATCTATCTTCTATATATTTGGGTACCACATCTAGTGCTCCTATAGACAAACCCAAGAAACACAAGACTAAAACTAAAGCCAACCCCAATTTTATCTTTGCATTCATACTCCTTAGAACAAATGAAAACGTTTATACTCTTTTCTCTGTATATACTAATTAAAGTGTACAACTCCAAACCGATTGCAAAGGTATGCTTAAATAATCAAACAACCAAATAAAATCCATAAAATCATCTGTTTTGCTCATTAAATTTCTTAGTTTCTTTTAATCTGTATGACTCTCCATTCATGTTTACCAAGAAAGCATTGTGTGTGAGTCTGTCAACCAGAGCAGTCACCAACACCTTATCCTTTATGATTTTTCCCCATCGATCAAAGGCGAGGTTTGTCGTAATGAAGGTGGACTTGGTGTCAGCCCTAAGCGAGAGGTGGTTGAAGAGCACGTACATCCCCTCCATGCATGCCTTTATGACCAAGGCTGTCGCTACATGTGTCTTTCCCGTACCGGGGTTTCCATAAAGGACGACATTTCTGTGCTCATGTATGAAGTCCAGCGTTTCCACCCTTGGCAACAAGTGCTTGATTTCCTCAGGCAATTCGTTCCAATCCAGCTGCTCCAGACAGGTACACTTTTAAGTTAGAATCTACACTTTTCTCCAATCTTCAAACTCTTTATCAGTAGATTTACCAAAAGCTGGATACATCTTGTTATATTCAATCTCCGTATGAGTAGGTTTCTCTTTACGATAATCCTTCAAGGAATCCTTCTGCACCTGAAATCGACTTGATTCTACGAAGATTAAACTTTTACAAATTCTCTTCTCAATTCTTTCCTCCATCCATTCTCTGCCTTTAGCAAGAGAAGACATATACCAATATCTTGTCTCAGCCCAAGCATTCCTTGTAGGTTGCGCAGTACCATGAATGAAGTCACGATAAACAGGAAGCGAGAGACCGGTTAGCCAACAAACCTTGACAGAATCCCCCTTAGCCATTAACGTCATGTCTGATAACATCTGTTGCATGGTCATTTTCTCCGACTTTCGCCAAAGCATTTGCTTTTCCATGTATTCATTTTTTTCAGCTTCTTTCTGCTTTTGCCAATAGCCATGAGGGTTCAAGAAGAACCAATAGCCAAATAACACTACCAGCACGGCACTCATTACCGCAGCCAACCAACACACTCTTTTCTTGATATTCTTTTCCATAATTTCTATCTTTTATTTGTTATTACTCACAAAACACTTACATATCCATCATATCATCATTGACATGGTAAGTATCTTCACTAAAGCTTTTCTCGCACGTAATGGCTGTTCTGCTAACAAAGTTGTTCATTCTCACAATATCTGGAATACTGTAAGGCAAAGAACAATGCAAAGCAAGTAGTGCTGGACATATCTTGATCTTTTCAAAAGCTGGAGTAAAGAGCACACTTTCATCCCAACTAGTGACCTCAGATGGCAAATCCTCCGCAGCCCAACCTTTATCTGCAAGAGCATCCAATATCAGCTTTTTCTTCATCAAGTTATTGTCAAACAGATTTATCTGTTCACCAAGAGTGTAAATCAGCCGATGTATGAAAGGAAAAGCCGAACCATAGACATCATCGTCTTCCAAAACCAATACCGCCTGACAAGAATCAGCCTTATATTCTAATACATACTCCCCATATTGCAGGTAGTCATTCGCCTTAAAAGATGAAGAGTTCTGAACAGCATCCCACATTTCAGTACCTTGCTTCAAACATTCGGCCATCAGCATTGCCAACTTATCACTTTGGTAAGAGACACGTTCCACGTAATCCTTGCTTGGCTCACCCATTATCTGATCCATCAGATAACGTCGAGCTACAAGAAGCGAATATAGCGCAAACTTATCTTTATCACTTATCCTAACAGAAATATCTTCTTCCTCGAAGAAACCGATATCTTCTGCTATATGCTTGATTTTACGTTCTATCAAAGCTAATGCATCTTGTTTTTCAGAAAGTGATGTATTAGGATTGCTCACAAAATCGTACAAAGCATCTTCTGCCAAATCGCTCTCATGGTCATCCACCTCACAAAGTTGCCTTACTAATATGCTCACTAAATCTATCTTGCTCATAATTTATCCTTCTAAGTGTTCTACAAAAAACTCAAAAACTTATGCTTTACTGCGAGTATTCTCACTTAAAAAGCGAGAATACTCCACGTACAACGGAAGAACCAGCAAGGCCACCTGCAACTCCACCGACAAGTCCACCTATAACTGTTCCAACTCCAGGACAAACAAAAGTTCCTAACGCTGCGCCAAAGGTTCCACCAGCATAACCTGCACCTATTCCGGCTGCATTACTTGTTGTGTTTTCGGCAAACTCGCCAGCCGACATCTTTCCCTTGCACATTTTCACAGCATCAGGTATCGTCTGTGCTGCCAGCATGATTCCACCTGTTATCATGTTAGTTCGCATACCCTTAGCGATTACATTCTTCGCAGCCTGTCCAACGACTTCCTTGCCAACTAACGCCGAAGCCGTCTTCTCGACAACAGTCTTCCCGACTTGAGTTGTTGTTGCAACATCAAGTATGGTCCTGGCAGAGTTTGTTGCAGCCGATGCCATTGAACGACCGACAGTTGTACGGAGTAACTGTTGTGTTCCAACACCTACAACCAAAGAAGTACCTCCAGACTTGGCCATTTGTACAGACGCTGTTTTGAGAGCTTCACCATGACTTTTACCACTACGGATAGCATTAGCATATCCAAGCACAAAGGAAAAACCACAGGTGATAGAACAAGAAACCGATTGAGTCTTTACATCAAACTTAACAGAATCCAAAGTTCCAGCTTTGGCAATGTTCACAGCTTGATTGTAGGTACAATTGCCCTTAATGACTATATCTTTTGCCACTGCTGGGTCTGTTATACCTGGAACTTGACCAGAACGAATCTTATCAGCCATCAATCGAACACATTCATCGTACTGCTCCTTTGGAACTTCAAGTTTCATTCCACCATAGCGATACGAACCATCAGAAAAAGCAGCCCCTATAGTCTTAGATGGGGAAGAACAATACTTCGTCTGAATTTCGATACCATTGCTAATGCGATCTGCACCGTTAAGGCAGTTGTCACGACCAACCTGTTCTACTTTCTTTCCAGAAAGACGGTCTGCCATTGCATTAGCATCTTCTGCAGCCCAGCCATGTCCTTGCTTGTTACGATACTTTGGGTACTGCATATAGTTGTTTGTTGACTGAGCGCTACATGTTGCTGACGCGCTATTGATTACTGTTTTGTCGTTTACTTTTTTCATATCTTTGATTTTTTAAAGATTATTCAAAATGTCACATTACTCACTTGCCATCTTTTACATGCTTCTACACAAACATTGTCCGTATAGAAGCAATGCAAAAATGAGGGCATTAAAAGAATGCGTGTCCTCGCAACCAAGATGGGATTGTCTTAGAACAAACAAGCCCAATTCCTCCGATTACAGGAGTTGCAGGTACAAGCATTGCTGCTACTGCTAAACAAGAACTAGCCAACGCTACAGTTCTCAACACATTCTTACCATTGATGACACTTTCTTTTCTGTTGTTCCGTTTCATAACTTTGTTGGTTTTATGTCAGCTAAAGCAAGTAATTATTACCTACTATTCGCCAACGGTTTGATAAAATTGAAAATTAATAATAAATAATATACACAACGCATCATGTGTTAGACAACATCAAATGTCAAATCATGTCCACCATTCTGAATATATCTCCAATATGTCAAAGACCTTTGCACTCCCTATGTTTGGAATTGCGCTGCAAAGATAGACAAACTTTTCAAAACGAGCAAGAAAAAATGAAAAAGAATTGGTTCCAAGAAGACAAGAAGAAAGGAACCAATTCTTATAGTCTATTTCTGTTTTTTATATAAATCTGCAAGTGCTTCTACTCTTCTTTTGAACTTTTCTCGAACATTCTGTGGAGAAACTATTTCTAAACCTGCTCCCATTTGCAAGATGCGCCCTACAAATTCGTCATTCACTTCGACTTGAACAGAAAACTCTCCATACGCACCATCCATATACTCACCAAAAGGTATTTCTACTTTTTTGACTAAGATGTATTTTTTTGTCTCCGTAAGCATAAACATATAATGGTTGTGGGCCCATACATGCACATTTACTACTTCGGCATTATTAGGATGAGTAACTCCAACTATATTTTTGAAATAATTTTCATAATAATGAGCCTGTGGTTCCACATAAGTTACCCCAGACGAGATTTCTCTTGGTCGAGCAACAATACGGTCGAGAGCAATATGATGCCGCCATACCTTTCCCTCATGATTTATTGTATGACCCAACAAATACCACCTACCATTGAATTCTTTTAAATAATGAGGAGAGATTATCAAAGACAGTTCTTTCTTTGTACTATCAGTATAATGTATATAACAGATAGCAAGAACTTGCTTTCTTTTTATTGCCTCATAAAGAAATGGAAGCAACTCTATATTGGTGAGATTTCTATCTTCACTTGCTTCTAATATCTGTTGACCTTTATTCTGCGTATCTTTAATCTCCAGTAAATCCCTACTATCTTTAAAGAAATAATCCAACCATGAAATTGGGAAGAAGCCTGCAGAATCTTGACAGAATTGCCAATACTGCTTTAAGTCACAGATGACTTTGGCTGTACGCAAGTCAGCCAAAGGATCATCATCCTTACCGATATAACGAATACGCTTATTTTTCGTTCCTTCCTCCAGAAAGCTTTCACCTCCTAATCTTTCTATGATTTTATTACGTATATCAGAAAATGCTTTTTTAAGTTCACCATTTCCTTCACACTTAGAAACTCCACAAGGTAATTCTTCTGAAGAATTCAAACCACGATACTCTGCCATAACATCAGCATGAGTAACCCACTCACGACTTATAAATCGTTTGTAGGTTACTCGTGCAAACTGAGCATAATAGCTATCTCCATCAAAGGGATTTTTACGTTTCAGCATTCGTTTTTTTAAATTTGACATTTATCGCATACCAAACTTTTGCAATTGGATTCTTTTCATTTGGTTTACTTTTGACCGTAAAAATAACTTTCTCATCTTAATAAAATTCATCCTTGGATTTTTCTATTCTTAACCAATAAGGAAATACTGGAGTATCAATCATCATATGACCTTTATTTTTGACTATACCCCCTTCAAATTTGCCATCTTCAAAAATCCTCGATTTACCATTTATAGTCGGAATGGAAAATTCCAAATTACACTATATGACGGTGTAGACTCGCTCAAACAAATTCTCGTTCTTTCTACGTTTCAATTTACCAGATTTCAACCTACAGAACTGAATAGCTTGCTCGTGTCCACAAGATAATCTTGTTTCTCTGCATCATAGCGACTTCAAGCGAGAACTTTACCCTGCCCTGTCACTAATCCAATGGCAAATTTAGTAAAAATCTGATGAACCACCAAACTTTTAACAAGAAATCTTATGGATTCCTCTTATATTTTATTTTCAGGGACTCCTAACCCCTCTTCTTTCTGCATTCATACCTTATTATATAGAGTTATTGTCAATTCTGCTGCAAAACTACAATCCGGTGGCGACAAAAAAACTGACATAGGAAGAAGAAAAGTATGCTCCTAGAACCTGAATCCGAAAAACATTCTTACTCGCCATTTGTTTCTCTTCACCTGCAGGTGATCCTCATCTCCTGCTACAGAGAAATTATAAACAGCAGCGGCACCGGCAAACTTGTTGCGCCAGGAATAGACGGCTGCACCTCTACCGGTAATGATGGCAGACGGGAAATGATATTTCATGCTGTTTTTAACGGTTGGGATTTCTGTATCACTACTTCCCTCCTCTACTTCAGCCCTCATCTTGGTATAGTCATGAGAATATACCGTGATGGTTGGCAAGGCTGACAGATGGAACAGCAGATGAGAAGATGGAACGAGATTATATCCATAGCCTGCACCGAGTGCCAACTCGTTAAGGCGGATAGTCATTCCCTTCACCTTCGTCTTGGAACCGTCAAAACTGGCGCCAACCATCCAACTTCCGGCACTTCGCTTCTGAATGTAGCTCTGGCTGAAGGCTGCCGGGAAGGAGAATTTGCGGTAGTTGAAGGCATAATAGAAATTGAGATTCAGAGCCTTCTGCGAGATTTCTCCCTTATGGATATCTATCTCGCTACCTCCCATTTTCTGATGACCACGGAATGTCTTGGACGAGAGATAGACCACATCAAAGCCATAGCGGTTGCTATAGGAATTGAGGTTGAACTCAAAGTCCTGATTCTTGCCAGCCAGCTTGGCTGGGTTTACAGCCAAACCAAGCCCCAAGCCACGATAAGCCACAGCCATGGAGAGGGTTCCACGGCAGTCGGCCATCACCTTGGTATGCGTTTCCGTTCCATCCGTCTTCGCCGTAGTTTCCAAATCGGCTCCAGAAAGATTGCCTCTCAGTTTGATGGTCCATCGGGCATGAGGACGGGAGATGTAGGTAGTATCATACTTTATCTTGTAATAATTGGCTGCCAGCAGTGAATCTCCTCTGAACAATTGGCGATCGTAGAGGCTCAAGCGTCTTTGAATCTTGACATAATGCTTCATGAACCTTTGCTTTTTCTTCTCACTCATCTTGCTCTTACCCAATTCTGCCATGAAAAGAGAGTCGCCCCATTGGAGCATACGTCCCCTATCAGCAGACTGTCGCAACTGGAGTCGCAGGCTATCTGCCTTCATCAGTAGTTCTTTCAGCTTCTTTCGAGGTTTCCTGTTCTGTCCGTTCTGGGCAATGGCAGGAGCAAGTACTCCCATAGAAAATACCACCACAAGAAATGATGCTTTCAACATCACCATTGACCCAGTTTTCATTTTTCGTCTATTCATCTTATTTATCTTTCTTTCCTATTCCGGTACAAAAGTACGGCAAAACTTCGAAACAGAAAAGGAAAAAGCAAAAAAAAAATAAGAAATGAGGAAAGAAAGGATCAAAAGAATTGATTTTTCGTAGAACTTTAAAAGAAGATAAAAATATGCATACTGCTCGGAAAGG
This window encodes:
- a CDS encoding YafY family protein, which translates into the protein MLKRKNPFDGDSYYAQFARVTYKRFISREWVTHADVMAEYRGLNSSEELPCGVSKCEGNGELKKAFSDIRNKIIERLGGESFLEEGTKNKRIRYIGKDDDPLADLRTAKVICDLKQYWQFCQDSAGFFPISWLDYFFKDSRDLLEIKDTQNKGQQILEASEDRNLTNIELLPFLYEAIKRKQVLAICYIHYTDSTKKELSLIISPHYLKEFNGRWYLLGHTINHEGKVWRHHIALDRIVARPREISSGVTYVEPQAHYYENYFKNIVGVTHPNNAEVVNVHVWAHNHYMFMLTETKKYILVKKVEIPFGEYMDGAYGEFSVQVEVNDEFVGRILQMGAGLEIVSPQNVREKFKRRVEALADLYKKQK
- a CDS encoding DUF4421 family protein gives rise to the protein MNRRKMKTGSMVMLKASFLVVVFSMGVLAPAIAQNGQNRKPRKKLKELLMKADSLRLQLRQSADRGRMLQWGDSLFMAELGKSKMSEKKKQRFMKHYVKIQRRLSLYDRQLFRGDSLLAANYYKIKYDTTYISRPHARWTIKLRGNLSGADLETTAKTDGTETHTKVMADCRGTLSMAVAYRGLGLGLAVNPAKLAGKNQDFEFNLNSYSNRYGFDVVYLSSKTFRGHQKMGGSEIDIHKGEISQKALNLNFYYAFNYRKFSFPAAFSQSYIQKRSAGSWMVGASFDGSKTKVKGMTIRLNELALGAGYGYNLVPSSHLLFHLSALPTITVYSHDYTKMRAEVEEGSSDTEIPTVKNSMKYHFPSAIITGRGAAVYSWRNKFAGAAAVYNFSVAGDEDHLQVKRNKWRVRMFFGFRF